The Microbacterium sp. LWH7-1.2 genome window below encodes:
- a CDS encoding FtsW/RodA/SpoVE family cell cycle protein — protein sequence MNASTGTPTEAVSTDTAVVRALRRIRVPQTQRNRELALLIFAFAINGSAIALVQLGAQDFIDWTFLVYCGGLTALVIALHILLRLRARAADPFVVPIATLLTGLGLAMIYRLDLYGERHGWDAFSTRQLAWAAIALVAAILVVMFLKNYRVLFRYTYIFGFVGIVLLILPVIPGLSGGGNADVWVDLGFFTFQPGELAKIALGIFFAGYLVRTRESLTSTGTRFLGMTWPRARELGPLLVIWLVSLGIIVLQRDLGTGVLIFGMFVAMLYVATGKTSWVLIGVVLAVSGAFLASRILPYVGARFNNWLDAFNPELMDNSSYQLVNGIFGMANGGLLGTGLGQGRPYLTPVAESDYILPALGEELGLIGVFAILCLYMVFTSRGIRIGLAGQDDFGKLLATGLSFTIALQVFIMVGGVTRLIPLTGLTTPFLAAGGSSLVANWIIVALLLRISDAVRSRPRVVIG from the coding sequence ATGAACGCATCCACGGGCACGCCCACCGAGGCGGTCTCTACCGACACCGCCGTGGTGCGGGCGCTGCGCCGCATCCGCGTGCCGCAGACCCAGCGCAACCGCGAACTGGCCCTGCTGATCTTCGCGTTCGCGATCAACGGCTCTGCGATCGCGCTGGTGCAGCTCGGCGCGCAGGACTTCATCGACTGGACGTTCCTCGTCTACTGCGGCGGCCTCACTGCCCTCGTGATCGCGCTGCACATCCTCCTGCGCCTGCGCGCCCGCGCCGCCGACCCGTTCGTCGTGCCGATAGCGACGCTGCTCACCGGCCTCGGCCTCGCGATGATCTACCGGCTCGACCTGTACGGGGAGCGCCACGGGTGGGACGCGTTCTCGACGCGGCAGCTTGCGTGGGCGGCGATCGCCCTGGTCGCGGCGATCCTCGTGGTGATGTTCCTCAAGAACTACCGCGTGCTGTTCCGGTACACGTACATCTTCGGGTTCGTGGGCATCGTGCTGCTGATCCTGCCGGTGATCCCGGGACTCAGCGGCGGCGGCAACGCCGACGTGTGGGTCGACCTCGGCTTCTTCACGTTCCAGCCCGGCGAGCTCGCGAAGATCGCCCTCGGCATCTTCTTCGCCGGCTATCTCGTCCGCACGCGGGAGAGCCTGACGTCGACAGGCACGCGCTTCCTCGGCATGACCTGGCCCCGTGCCCGCGAGCTCGGGCCGCTGCTCGTCATCTGGCTCGTGTCGCTCGGCATCATCGTGCTGCAGCGCGACCTCGGCACCGGCGTGCTCATCTTCGGCATGTTCGTCGCGATGCTCTACGTCGCCACGGGCAAGACCAGCTGGGTGCTCATCGGCGTCGTACTCGCGGTGTCGGGGGCGTTCCTCGCGTCGCGGATCCTCCCGTACGTGGGCGCGCGCTTCAACAACTGGCTCGACGCGTTCAACCCCGAGCTGATGGACAACTCCAGCTACCAGCTCGTCAACGGCATCTTCGGCATGGCGAACGGCGGCCTGCTGGGCACCGGCCTCGGCCAGGGGCGGCCGTACCTCACGCCGGTCGCCGAGAGCGACTACATCCTCCCGGCGCTCGGCGAGGAACTCGGCCTCATCGGGGTCTTCGCGATCCTGTGCCTGTACATGGTGTTCACGAGCCGCGGCATCCGCATCGGTCTCGCCGGGCAGGACGACTTCGGCAAGCTCCTGGCAACGGGCCTGTCGTTCACGATCGCCCTGCAGGTGTTCATCATGGTCGGCGGCGTCACGCGCCTCATCCCGCTCACCGGCCTCACCACACCGTTCCTCGCCGCGGGCGGTTCGTCGCTCGTGGCGAACTGGATCATCGTCGCCCTCCTCCTGCGCATCTCCGACGCCGTGCGGAGCCGGCCCCGGGTGGTGATCGGATGA
- a CDS encoding PP2C family serine/threonine-protein phosphatase — protein MVFQGSSAAISHTGKVRSNNQDSGYAGSNLFIVADGMGGHAGGDVASSLAISRLEGLDRPFDSTAEAERALRDAISDAAVDLVDTVGVRPELAGMGTTVSALIMVEDYAVIAHIGDSRIYLFRDGALTQITTDHTFVQRLVDSGRITPEEARYHPRRSVLMRVLGDMDTDPELDTFIMPTQPGDRWLLCSDGLSGVVDDPHTSKALGLGLAPGRTADNLLKQALDGGAPDNVTIVIVDVGGQHPLFSGTPTIVGSASNPIGVDVPAAAPRRSSWLHPNRQAANEPTHFEPAPEFLEELIEEDRRRARRRRIGWIAGVALVLVIIAGAAWLGYQWTQTRYFVGADEDTVVIYQGVQQGIGPISLSTPYEDTGIPLDSLSNFARATVEQTISANSLSHARQIVSGISDLAGGGG, from the coding sequence ATGGTCTTCCAGGGCTCGAGCGCCGCGATCTCGCACACCGGCAAGGTGCGCTCCAACAACCAGGACTCCGGGTACGCCGGCTCGAACCTGTTCATCGTCGCCGATGGCATGGGCGGCCACGCCGGCGGCGACGTCGCGTCGAGCCTCGCGATCTCGCGCCTGGAAGGCCTCGACAGGCCGTTCGACTCGACCGCGGAGGCGGAGCGGGCGCTGCGCGATGCGATCTCCGACGCCGCGGTCGACCTGGTCGACACGGTCGGCGTCCGGCCGGAGCTCGCCGGCATGGGCACCACCGTCAGCGCGCTGATCATGGTGGAGGACTACGCCGTCATCGCCCACATCGGCGACTCGCGCATCTACCTGTTCCGCGACGGGGCCCTCACGCAGATCACGACGGACCACACGTTCGTCCAGCGCCTCGTCGACTCGGGCCGCATCACCCCCGAGGAGGCGCGCTACCACCCGCGTCGCTCGGTGCTCATGCGCGTGCTCGGCGACATGGACACCGACCCCGAGCTCGACACGTTCATCATGCCGACGCAGCCCGGCGACCGCTGGCTGCTGTGCTCGGACGGGCTGTCGGGCGTGGTCGACGACCCCCATACGTCCAAGGCGCTCGGGCTGGGCCTCGCGCCGGGCCGCACGGCCGACAACCTGCTCAAGCAGGCTCTCGACGGCGGCGCCCCCGACAACGTCACGATCGTCATCGTCGACGTCGGCGGGCAGCATCCGCTCTTCTCGGGAACGCCCACGATCGTCGGCTCCGCGTCGAACCCGATCGGCGTCGACGTGCCGGCCGCCGCGCCGCGGCGCTCGAGCTGGCTGCACCCGAACCGCCAGGCGGCCAACGAGCCCACCCACTTCGAGCCCGCGCCCGAGTTCCTCGAGGAGCTCATCGAAGAGGACCGCCGGCGCGCCCGTCGGCGCCGCATCGGGTGGATCGCGGGCGTCGCCCTCGTGCTCGTGATCATCGCGGGGGCCGCATGGCTCGGCTACCAATGGACCCAGACGCGTTACTTCGTCGGCGCCGACGAGGACACTGTCGTCATCTACCAGGGCGTGCAACAGGGCATCGGGCCGATCTCACTGTCGACCCCGTACGAAGACACGGGGATCCCGCTCGATTCGCTCTCGAACTTCGCCCGTGCGACGGTGGAGCAGACCATCTCGGCGAACTCGCTGTCGCACGCGCGGCAGATCGTGTCGGGAATCAGCGACCTGGCGGGAGGCGGCGGATGA
- a CDS encoding penicillin-binding transpeptidase domain-containing protein, with protein MTKELRRLSVLMLVMFLALFGSTSWIQVIQTDELAANPANRRALYDSYEVQRGSIIASGSAIASSVPSGDLYSWQRVYTDAEMWAPVTGYINPALNSATWIEQAMNQELSGTAGSQFLSRVERIFTGQPPRGSNVVLSLDAGVQRAAYEALGDLQGAVIAIEPSTGRVLAMVTSPSYDTNVLASHATSEVNAAYDALVADPGKPLSNRAIAGDLNPPGSTFKLVVASAALASGKYTPQSTLPNPATYQLPQSSSVVHNASGGTCGGGDTVTLADALRLSCNIPFAELAVELGDAAIREEAEKYGFNKSFELPVVSTPSGYPRTIQDDAQTALSGFGQGQVTATPLQMAMVSAGIANDGIVMNPRMVDRVIGPDLSVQKTFDDSEFGRALEADLADELVRMMVANVSDGAASGARIDGVDVAGKTGTAENTGDEPYTLWFTGFAPAANPEVAVAVVVEDGGRQGQSGSGNTIAAPIAKKVMEAVLGR; from the coding sequence ATGACAAAGGAACTGAGACGTCTCAGCGTCCTGATGCTGGTCATGTTCCTCGCGCTGTTCGGGTCGACGAGCTGGATCCAGGTGATCCAGACCGACGAGCTCGCCGCGAACCCCGCGAACCGCCGCGCGCTGTACGACTCCTACGAGGTGCAGCGCGGGTCGATCATCGCGAGCGGCTCGGCCATCGCGTCGTCCGTGCCGTCCGGCGACCTCTACAGCTGGCAGCGTGTGTACACGGATGCCGAGATGTGGGCGCCCGTCACCGGCTACATCAATCCGGCGCTGAACTCGGCGACCTGGATCGAGCAGGCGATGAACCAGGAGCTCAGCGGCACGGCGGGCTCGCAGTTCCTGTCGCGCGTGGAGCGCATCTTCACCGGGCAGCCCCCGCGCGGCTCGAACGTCGTGCTGTCGCTCGACGCCGGCGTGCAGCGCGCCGCATACGAGGCGCTCGGCGACCTGCAGGGCGCGGTCATCGCGATCGAGCCGTCGACCGGGCGCGTCCTGGCGATGGTCACGAGCCCGAGCTACGACACCAACGTGCTGGCCTCGCACGCCACGAGCGAGGTGAACGCCGCGTACGACGCTCTCGTCGCCGACCCGGGAAAGCCGCTGTCGAACCGCGCGATCGCCGGCGACCTCAACCCACCGGGGTCGACGTTCAAGCTCGTCGTCGCCTCCGCTGCCCTCGCGTCCGGCAAGTACACACCCCAGTCGACGCTCCCGAACCCCGCCACGTACCAGCTGCCGCAGTCCTCGAGCGTCGTGCACAACGCCAGCGGCGGGACGTGCGGCGGCGGTGACACCGTCACCCTCGCCGACGCGCTGCGGCTGAGCTGCAACATCCCCTTCGCGGAGCTCGCGGTGGAGCTCGGCGACGCCGCCATCCGCGAAGAGGCTGAGAAGTACGGGTTCAATAAGTCGTTCGAGCTTCCGGTCGTCTCGACGCCGTCGGGGTATCCCCGCACGATCCAGGACGACGCGCAGACGGCGCTGAGCGGCTTCGGTCAGGGTCAGGTCACGGCGACGCCGCTGCAGATGGCCATGGTGTCGGCGGGCATCGCGAACGACGGGATCGTGATGAACCCGAGGATGGTGGACCGCGTGATCGGCCCGGATCTGTCTGTTCAGAAGACCTTCGACGACAGTGAATTCGGGCGGGCCCTCGAGGCGGACCTGGCGGACGAGCTGGTCCGGATGATGGTCGCCAATGTCAGTGACGGTGCCGCGTCGGGTGCAAGAATAGACGGGGTCGACGTGGCCGGAAAGACGGGAACCGCGGAGAACACGGGCGATGAGCCGTACACGCTCTGGTTCACCGGGTTCGCACCTGCTGCCAACCCCGAGGTCGCCGTCGCCGTGGTCGTCGAGGACGGCGGCAGGCAAGGACAATCGGGCAGCGGCAACACCATCGCCGCTCCTATCGCGAAGAAGGTCATGGAGGCGGTGCTGGGACGATGA
- a CDS encoding DUF3662 and FHA domain-containing protein: MGLLDSFEKGLERAVNSAFAKTFRSGIQPVEIASALRSELDKKAAVVSRDRILAPNTFTVRLSPADDDRISGFGDALLHELDTLVHAHAKAQGYSFAGPVTIAIRRDDELSTGTLRVESSTAQGGRVSWRGVVDVEGRRIPLTKSRTVIGRGSDADITVADSGTSRKHVEILWDGERAMVRDLGSTNGTMLDGRKVTEAALPPDATVRIGRTDIVFRVVAQASAPRPAASVDDATRAFDAQERGPLA, encoded by the coding sequence GTGGGACTACTTGACAGCTTCGAGAAAGGTCTGGAGCGCGCAGTCAACAGCGCGTTCGCCAAGACCTTCCGCAGCGGCATCCAGCCTGTCGAGATCGCATCGGCCCTGCGCAGCGAGCTCGACAAGAAGGCGGCCGTCGTCAGCCGCGACCGCATCCTCGCGCCGAACACGTTCACGGTGCGCCTGTCGCCCGCCGACGACGACCGCATCTCAGGGTTCGGCGACGCGCTCCTGCATGAGCTCGACACGCTCGTCCATGCGCACGCGAAAGCACAGGGGTACTCGTTCGCGGGCCCCGTGACGATCGCGATCCGGCGCGACGACGAGCTCTCGACCGGCACCCTCCGCGTCGAGTCGTCGACCGCGCAGGGCGGCCGCGTGTCGTGGCGCGGCGTCGTCGACGTCGAAGGCCGCCGCATCCCCCTGACGAAGTCGCGCACGGTCATCGGCCGTGGCAGCGACGCCGACATCACGGTCGCCGACTCCGGCACCAGCCGCAAGCACGTCGAGATCCTGTGGGACGGCGAGCGCGCCATGGTGCGCGACCTCGGCTCCACCAACGGCACGATGCTCGACGGCCGCAAGGTGACCGAGGCGGCGCTCCCGCCCGACGCCACCGTGCGCATCGGCCGCACCGACATCGTGTTCCGCGTCGTCGCGCAGGCGAGCGCGCCCAGGCCCGCAGCATCCGTCGACGATGCCACCCGGGCGTTCGACGCGCAGGAGAGGGGCCCGCTGGCATGA
- a CDS encoding cold-shock protein, with protein MSTQGTVKWFNSEKGFGFIAPDEGGADVFAHYSAIESSGYRSLEENQRVEFEIAQGPKGLQAENIRPI; from the coding sequence ATGAGCACGCAGGGCACCGTCAAGTGGTTCAACTCGGAAAAGGGATTCGGCTTCATCGCTCCCGATGAGGGTGGCGCAGACGTCTTCGCGCACTACAGCGCAATCGAGTCGAGCGGGTACCGCTCCCTCGAGGAGAACCAGCGGGTCGAGTTCGAGATCGCGCAGGGACCCAAGGGCCTCCAGGCCGAGAACATCCGCCCGATCTGA
- a CDS encoding GntR family transcriptional regulator → MTAPFVPLEPSRAVLGDEVYARLGEAIIDGRLAPGERLRDQELAEWLGVSRTPVREALQRLERAGLVEVSPHRYTRVSHPNQQNDTIELVAFNMGLAVRMASARADAEALEAALERLDDVIAASRANDAEALAVASHAFFSVVTRASGNFALRQFVREYEFALRRDMVGWRPFIECPIGRTAAYEEFRAAFVARDGDRAESLLRSIHGLN, encoded by the coding sequence ATGACCGCCCCCTTCGTCCCGCTCGAGCCGAGCCGCGCCGTCCTCGGAGACGAGGTGTATGCACGCCTGGGCGAGGCCATCATCGACGGCCGACTGGCACCGGGCGAGCGCCTGCGCGACCAGGAGCTCGCCGAGTGGCTGGGAGTCTCCCGCACCCCGGTCCGCGAGGCGCTGCAGCGCCTGGAGCGGGCGGGCCTGGTCGAGGTGTCCCCGCACCGCTACACACGGGTCTCGCACCCCAACCAGCAGAACGACACGATCGAGCTCGTCGCCTTCAACATGGGACTCGCGGTGCGCATGGCGTCGGCGCGCGCGGACGCCGAGGCGCTCGAGGCCGCGCTGGAGCGGCTCGACGACGTCATCGCCGCGTCCCGCGCGAACGACGCCGAGGCCCTCGCCGTGGCCAGCCACGCCTTCTTCTCCGTGGTCACCCGCGCGAGCGGCAACTTCGCCCTGCGGCAGTTCGTCCGCGAGTACGAGTTCGCTCTCCGGCGCGACATGGTCGGCTGGCGACCGTTCATCGAATGCCCCATCGGCCGCACGGCCGCCTATGAGGAGTTCCGCGCCGCCTTCGTCGCCCGCGACGGCGACCGTGCCGAATCCCTGCTGCGCAGCATCCACGGTCTGAACTGA
- a CDS encoding FHA domain-containing protein yields MSELTLLLLRIGFLVLLWAFVFAVVYSLRADLFGVKVRRMPDAAAAAAAAPAASAPGAASSVTAPVAAAAAPPAKPGGPATTATAARIVITSGPKTGLELPLGNEPLTIGRSSESGLVVRDDYTSSHHARLVLWGDQWMIQDLDSTNGTWHDGVRVTAPVPVNLGAPIKVGATTFELRK; encoded by the coding sequence ATGAGCGAGCTCACCCTGCTGTTGCTGCGCATCGGGTTCCTGGTGCTGCTGTGGGCCTTCGTCTTCGCCGTCGTGTACTCGCTGCGCGCCGACCTCTTCGGGGTGAAGGTCAGGCGGATGCCGGATGCCGCAGCCGCCGCAGCGGCCGCGCCCGCGGCCTCCGCTCCCGGCGCCGCGTCGTCCGTCACGGCACCCGTCGCGGCCGCGGCCGCGCCGCCGGCCAAGCCCGGCGGACCCGCCACGACCGCCACCGCGGCGCGCATCGTCATCACGAGCGGACCGAAGACCGGACTCGAGCTCCCGCTGGGGAACGAGCCCCTCACGATCGGCCGCTCGAGCGAGTCGGGCCTCGTCGTCCGCGACGACTACACGTCGAGCCACCACGCGCGCCTCGTGCTGTGGGGCGACCAGTGGATGATCCAGGATCTCGACTCGACGAACGGCACCTGGCACGACGGCGTGCGTGTGACCGCCCCGGTCCCCGTGAACCTCGGCGCTCCGATCAAGGTCGGCGCGACGACGTTCGAGCTGCGGAAGTAG
- a CDS encoding serine/threonine-protein kinase produces the protein MRPTQGVTFGGRYELDSRIAIGGMGEVWEATDHVIGRTVAIKILKDEYMGDPGFLERFRAEARHAALVNHEGIASVFDYGEENGSAFLVMELVPGEALSTILERDGSLSTDKTLDIVAQTSAALQAAHAAGLVHRDIKPGNLLITPDGRVKITDFGIARIADQVPLTATGQVMGTVQYLSPEQASGHPASPATDIYSLGIVAYECLAGKRPFTGESQVAIAMAQINEQPPALPATVAVPVQNLVMAMIAKKPEERPASAAAVARAATALRRGDVAAAAAAVPAIAGAAAAGDAATQLLASGSDTSAATRLMPAPGEEGAEETPEKKKRSPWTWPLIALIALLLLVLIGTIWAVVANSGNEPEPDPTKTSASPTATPTNTPTPTPTTVNVVADDYVGQDCPTASAALDALGLGASCQEGNAAPDEASVGKVYSVTPTGNVPKSTIIELTTYAGQTPMPTPATPTFQGSPATVEPGGDLTVMWDGYTCPSGTGSVSSYTFAVQNGTIANGPNFPQNARNATVTAGDTAGQTVIVTYTVTCSGGTAGNRTSGASGEATVLIEAAVPIPTPTP, from the coding sequence ATGAGACCGACGCAAGGCGTGACCTTCGGCGGCCGATACGAACTCGATTCGCGCATAGCGATCGGCGGCATGGGCGAGGTCTGGGAGGCGACCGACCACGTCATCGGGCGAACCGTCGCCATCAAGATCCTCAAAGACGAGTACATGGGCGATCCGGGCTTCCTGGAACGCTTCCGTGCCGAAGCCCGCCACGCGGCGCTCGTCAACCACGAGGGCATCGCCAGCGTGTTCGACTACGGCGAGGAGAACGGCAGCGCCTTCCTCGTGATGGAGCTCGTTCCCGGCGAGGCGCTGTCGACGATCCTCGAGCGCGACGGATCCCTGTCGACGGACAAGACCCTCGACATCGTCGCCCAGACGTCCGCGGCGCTCCAGGCCGCGCACGCGGCCGGTCTCGTGCACCGCGACATCAAGCCCGGCAACCTCCTCATCACCCCCGACGGGCGCGTGAAGATCACCGACTTCGGCATCGCGCGCATCGCCGACCAGGTGCCGCTCACCGCCACCGGTCAGGTCATGGGCACCGTGCAGTACCTGTCGCCCGAGCAGGCGTCCGGACACCCGGCGTCCCCCGCCACCGACATCTACTCGCTCGGCATCGTCGCTTACGAGTGCCTCGCGGGCAAGCGTCCGTTCACAGGCGAGTCGCAGGTCGCGATCGCGATGGCGCAGATCAACGAGCAGCCGCCCGCGCTGCCCGCGACAGTGGCCGTCCCGGTGCAGAACCTCGTGATGGCGATGATCGCCAAGAAGCCCGAGGAACGCCCGGCGTCGGCGGCAGCCGTCGCACGCGCCGCCACGGCGCTGCGCCGTGGTGATGTCGCCGCCGCCGCGGCGGCGGTCCCGGCGATCGCGGGCGCGGCAGCCGCAGGCGATGCGGCGACCCAGCTCCTCGCCTCCGGCTCCGACACATCTGCGGCGACCCGCCTCATGCCCGCGCCGGGCGAAGAGGGCGCCGAAGAGACGCCCGAGAAGAAGAAGCGCAGTCCGTGGACGTGGCCGCTGATCGCGCTCATCGCCCTGCTGCTGCTCGTGCTGATCGGCACGATCTGGGCCGTCGTCGCGAACTCGGGCAACGAGCCCGAGCCCGACCCGACGAAGACCTCCGCCTCGCCCACGGCGACGCCGACCAACACGCCGACGCCGACGCCGACCACGGTGAACGTCGTCGCGGACGACTACGTCGGGCAGGACTGCCCCACCGCGTCGGCCGCGCTCGACGCACTCGGCCTCGGCGCGAGCTGTCAGGAGGGTAACGCCGCGCCCGACGAGGCCAGCGTCGGCAAGGTCTACAGCGTCACCCCGACGGGCAACGTGCCGAAGAGCACGATCATCGAGCTGACGACCTACGCGGGTCAGACCCCGATGCCGACGCCCGCGACCCCGACGTTCCAGGGATCCCCGGCGACGGTCGAGCCCGGCGGCGACCTGACGGTGATGTGGGACGGCTACACGTGTCCGTCCGGCACCGGCTCGGTCAGCTCGTACACCTTCGCCGTCCAGAACGGCACGATCGCCAACGGTCCGAACTTCCCCCAGAACGCGCGCAACGCGACTGTGACCGCGGGAGACACGGCCGGTCAGACCGTGATCGTCACGTACACCGTCACCTGCAGCGGCGGCACGGCGGGCAACCGCACGTCGGGTGCGTCCGGCGAGGCGACCGTGCTGATCGAGGCCGCGGTCCCGATCCCGACGCCCACGCCGTGA
- the pknB gene encoding Stk1 family PASTA domain-containing Ser/Thr kinase has translation MTAEPRVLSGRYRIDEPIGRGGMASVYRGYDLTLGREVAIKILDRELADDNAFRTRFRLEAQAASRMAHPTIVRVYDAGEDSLTAPDGTVRPVPFIVMELVKGRLLKQIIAAGPVPVPDAVRYVDGILEALEYSHRAGVVHRDIKPGNVMVTDAGQVKVMDFGIARAVSDSSSTVAETTQILGTAAYFSPEQAKGEPVDARADVYSTGVVLYELLTGRQPFRGESPVAVAYQHVSEAPVPPSEVNETVPRALDTVALRALAKDPFQRYQDAAGFREALDATVDGRQPTKRQVGALTSELYGPNPRQAAETARSLRQLSTDTTMKRTQAGPPVAWIWAGVALLAVLLISLLFWVLTIQPRDDVPGNAREVPDVSGMTYERANDTLAESDLRAIRLDEESTEVVEGNVIRTDPAAGTSVTPDQQVKVYVSSGQQMSTVPTLTGLGQDAATTAITGAGLQLGTITQQNDKDLAAGTVISSNPVGGSSVPTGTMVNLVVASGRVAINDVRGYTVDAATRELEGLGLTVIPAEDPNCAGSTPPTVSSQSLTPGDVAVHSEITLTYCTGA, from the coding sequence GTGACAGCTGAGCCGCGCGTGCTTTCGGGGCGCTATCGCATCGATGAGCCGATCGGCCGGGGCGGCATGGCGAGCGTCTACCGCGGGTACGACCTCACGCTCGGCCGCGAGGTCGCGATCAAGATCCTCGACCGCGAGCTGGCCGACGACAACGCGTTCCGGACCCGGTTCCGCCTGGAGGCGCAGGCGGCTTCCCGCATGGCGCATCCGACGATCGTGCGCGTCTACGACGCCGGCGAGGATTCGCTGACCGCGCCGGACGGCACGGTGCGCCCCGTCCCGTTCATCGTGATGGAGCTCGTCAAGGGGCGCCTTCTCAAGCAGATCATCGCTGCGGGCCCGGTTCCCGTGCCGGATGCCGTCCGCTACGTCGACGGCATCCTCGAGGCTCTCGAGTACTCGCACCGCGCGGGCGTCGTGCATCGCGACATCAAGCCCGGCAACGTCATGGTGACGGATGCCGGTCAGGTGAAGGTGATGGACTTCGGCATCGCCCGCGCCGTGTCGGACTCGTCGTCGACGGTCGCCGAGACCACGCAGATCCTCGGCACCGCCGCGTACTTCTCGCCTGAGCAGGCCAAGGGGGAGCCCGTCGACGCGCGCGCCGACGTGTACTCGACGGGTGTGGTGCTGTACGAGCTCCTGACCGGCCGCCAGCCGTTCCGCGGCGAATCCCCCGTCGCGGTCGCGTACCAGCACGTCAGCGAGGCACCGGTCCCGCCCTCCGAGGTGAACGAGACCGTGCCGCGGGCCCTCGACACGGTGGCGCTCCGCGCCCTCGCGAAGGATCCGTTCCAGCGCTACCAGGACGCTGCGGGGTTCCGCGAGGCCCTCGATGCGACCGTCGACGGCAGGCAGCCCACCAAGCGCCAGGTCGGCGCCCTCACCAGCGAGCTCTACGGGCCCAACCCGCGGCAGGCCGCAGAGACGGCGCGATCGCTGCGTCAGCTGAGCACCGACACCACGATGAAGCGCACGCAGGCCGGGCCGCCGGTCGCGTGGATCTGGGCGGGCGTGGCGCTCCTCGCGGTGCTGCTCATCTCGCTGCTGTTCTGGGTGCTCACGATCCAGCCGCGCGACGATGTTCCTGGCAACGCGCGGGAGGTGCCGGACGTGTCGGGCATGACGTACGAGCGGGCGAACGACACGCTTGCCGAATCGGACCTCCGCGCAATCCGCCTGGACGAGGAGAGCACCGAGGTCGTGGAGGGCAACGTCATCCGCACCGATCCCGCGGCGGGGACGTCGGTCACCCCGGATCAGCAGGTGAAGGTCTACGTGTCGAGCGGGCAGCAGATGTCGACCGTGCCGACGCTCACAGGACTCGGACAGGATGCCGCGACCACCGCCATCACCGGAGCGGGCCTGCAGCTGGGCACCATCACGCAGCAGAACGACAAGGATCTCGCCGCGGGAACGGTCATCTCGAGCAACCCCGTCGGCGGGTCGAGCGTGCCCACCGGCACGATGGTGAACCTCGTGGTCGCCTCCGGCCGGGTGGCCATCAACGACGTGCGAGGCTACACCGTGGACGCCGCGACGCGGGAGCTCGAGGGCCTCGGCCTGACCGTGATCCCCGCGGAGGACCCGAACTGCGCGGGCTCCACCCCGCCGACGGTGTCGTCGCAGTCCCTGACGCCCGGCGACGTCGCCGTGCACTCGGAGATCACGCTGACGTACTGCACGGGCGCCTGA
- a CDS encoding GNAT family N-acetyltransferase encodes MAAFTAEDPDDRDAFDAWIARQFATPGVLSFVVTEDGGFAGTAASFTVDGDREVTYWIARHAWGRGVATAALRHLISREPIRPLFARVAAHNTASIAVLTKVGFTEVSRNVDFAPGVGREIEEIVFTLPPALDGA; translated from the coding sequence ATGGCCGCCTTCACCGCCGAGGATCCCGACGACCGCGACGCCTTCGATGCGTGGATCGCCCGTCAGTTCGCCACGCCCGGCGTGCTCTCGTTCGTGGTCACCGAGGACGGCGGCTTCGCCGGGACTGCGGCATCCTTCACCGTCGACGGCGACCGCGAGGTCACCTACTGGATCGCGCGCCACGCGTGGGGCCGGGGCGTCGCGACCGCGGCGCTGCGTCATCTCATCTCGCGCGAGCCCATACGCCCGCTCTTCGCCCGTGTCGCGGCCCACAACACCGCCTCGATCGCCGTGCTCACCAAGGTCGGCTTCACCGAGGTGTCGCGAAACGTCGACTTCGCCCCGGGCGTCGGCCGCGAGATCGAGGAGATCGTCTTCACGCTCCCGCCCGCGCTCGACGGCGCGTGA